The DNA sequence aaacagctgaaaaaaaaattaagacttATTTGAGTAATTCTTATGAAACTTGACATGAGTATTGATTTATGGACTTTAAGCTAGCATGGCAATTATAGGACATTTTTGCCAACAGAGCCCCTCTGACATATGAAaaggtattaaaaaaaaaaaaaaagagtcaatCCCATTGTGTACCAATTGTGCATGAGAAATGCAGTTTATACAGTGCAATACTTTGTGACTATTCCATAAAAAAGTTCAATACGTTTCGTAAACCTTTTTTTAGCCTGATTTTTGATACCTAAATTAGTTGGGCAAATGCACCTTTCAAACAAATCAGTGACCTTTTGATCTAGAGATACCCTTTCAATGTAAAAAATGCAGATCTTCTtgtaaataattatcaaaaatatgtgtatttaactatcaatccccAAGAGCAGGATTTTTATTAATAGGCTAAAACTTAGCCATAGAGTGTTAGATTATCACCAAACTTCAATGGTGTATATGAACATACTGTGAATGCAAGTACATTTGGGGTGAACTGACCTTCTGGGGGAACTATATTTCTTAGTCATGTCGAAtcagaaaaaataatatttatataaagcaATTCAGCAGAGAAAATTGAGAGATTGGTTTCAAAATACAACATTCCTGGAAACAAAACCGTCAAAACCAACCACAAAGGCTGGTGAACTTAATATGGGATGTCATCAGCAACCAAGTTGTGCAGATGTGATAAAATGATTGGACCCCTTAATTGCCAACTGCAgctataataaatgtaattctaATGTATGTCATGAATTCCCTAGATGAAGGAAATTAGACATTTCAATAGCAACACACCTCCCTTGATGGAATGACTGGGTACAGAAACTAGTTGACCAGAAAGGCCAGAAAAATAGCACAACCACAGCCTTCAAACCAGACAACAAACCTGCTTAATGCtgacaagttttattttttttcaaatacaaaatacagactCACTCTCAATAAATAACCATTTGATGAACTAATGCAGAATATAAATTAAGACAGTGACACAAGCTTTACTGTAGTTACTAAGCATTTAGGTTTGGGTGTTTTAGGACTTGGTGGGATGGTTACGAGAAAATATTGGCATATTAGATAAGCAGAAAAATACTATGGATGGGTTCAACACATGATGTGCGTACTCGTTTGACTTTGGATCTATTGGATCCCGCCAATAActgttgaaaagaaaaatgaccacCTGATTGCTAAAACatataatggaaataaatgtcTTATGCAATACGAGAATTATGGAAATCGGGTCAGCTTTGGAATAGAGAGGAGCGTTAGGCACatactaataatattaatacattttcagagacacacaatatCCATCCTGCCAAGGACAGGCAGTGATCAGTGAACCAGGCAGCCAGTAAGAGAAATAAAATCACCAAGAAAGTCAggctttttgctgtttgttttcaaaaaaatGTCCTTGACAGAACACAAGATATGACTGAATGAgcaaagttacatttatatagagcCTTTCAAAGAACATACAATGCTTtccaatgaacacacacagcttctacATTCAGTCACATGCTGGATATTGTGTTAAATTGTTTAGTCAGTGGCTTACTGCAGGGTGACTGTGTGTAAAATGGGGAAGAGTAACTCCACTCCAGCCTCCTCTATCTCACAGTCATGcagagtgagctgtgtgtgtgtgtgtgtgtgtgtgtgtgtgtgtgtgtgtgtgtgtatgtaggtatgtatgtgtgagctCTCTGGATGACCATGGAGACGACTGTGCAGTCCTCGGTGCTcagagtcagagtgtgtgtctgtgtgtttgctgtcaggtccagagcagagctgcaggagaAGTCCAGTgtgctgcagagcagagagcagatctgctgctgctgccccctgctggaggtCAGAGACACTGTAGCAGTGGAGCAGCCTCAGCAGCAGCCTGTcaacactgagaaaacaaaacacacacacacacacacacacacacacacacacacacacacacacacacacacacacacagtggcagggCAGTTAATTTcagattaatataaatatttcacccGAATTTACCAATTACCATGGACTGTAATATGTTGATTACCTGACACAGGAGTCTCAATAAAACCTAAACAATGCTGGCACAAAATGACATCTTGGAAACTttccaaaacacacataaatgaatatataagtgtatgtaaatgtatataagtTTTTATAACACGCCCAGTTTCCTGCTTATTTTCAGCCACTTTTTGGTAACTGCATTTATATTATGTCAAATGAgattttaatgctttaattttTGTGTATTAAGAAATGGTACTTGATCAATTTATGTTATTTATCCTCATATGGAAAGATTTGCTtccatattttccatatttcaaATTTTGTGGGAAAAAGATGTCTGGAGATTTTACAGTCTCTTATAGCCTgcaagttataggacagtgccaGACCTGTGAAACAGTGCCACTTCATCCAGTGTTTAGATGACGTTTGATGCTTAGACCTCATTAGTCATATGCTAATAGTAACTTTGATACAATCTTCAATACAGTGTTGAATCAATGTGCTTTGCAATAGTGAGCTTTGATGCCTCAGTATCTAACATCCCATCACTACACTGGAGTTCTACCATATGtattctttctctgcctgttcgTTTTCCATATTGTTCTCCGTTCCCGTGTTCTTAATATCTGTGTTATCTTACTTTTACCTCTATGTTTTCTTCTTCCTGGTTAGcctcactttgttttttgtttatcatgtattctgGTAACCTGCTCTTGGATAATGTTTCTGCTCCTCCTAATAAACAAAGTTCGACAACACGCTTGTGTCTTGCCCTGCCTGTCTCAGCATTACAGCTAATCTAAAGGTCAAAGCATAAACTTCACTGGCAGATACAcctatatttaaacattacCACGTATGTACACAGTTTTCTAattacattaacatattaacaaATAAGCAGACATCTAGTTTCTGGACAtctgaatattttcaaaaatttgATTCTTTAAAAGGTGGGTTTAAATGATACAGCACTACAAAAAGCACGCCAACCATAGGCAACAAGCAATCCTTGAAttagaataaattaatatttctgtatgtgggcaaaataataatatgattctTAGTCCACGTAATATTTAGGCTccatgcatgtaaatatatcttttatttaaaaatgaacacattgtcTATTTTCACCATTAGTCGCTTTGAAACCATTTAAGCCCACTACACTCCATTTAAGATGACCTTAGAGTGTTTTAATGAGGAGTTCCTTCAAGTACAAACTTGCATCAGTTTTCACTGTACTGGCTGCAAGTAAGAAATTAtgatatgcaaaataaatgctgtttgatggaataaatgaatgacaaataTGAAGTTACGATGTGATCATAAAATGGCTTAGGCTaatgtgtccatgtgttcttACAATCCTGGCAGGTCATGTGTGACTGGGGTTGGAGCTTTACTGAAACAGATGTTTTACATCTTGTTCTGGATTATAATCTGGCTAGTGGAATTGAGAGCCCTTTCCCCAATGggagaaaatgattttattgttttatgtgagATCATCCTGAGCAGACCATTCACAAATCAGAACAGTTTCCTGTGGCTACAGTGAGGACCTCAGCTGATACTGGAATATTCACCCACTGCTTTGATATGCTTATCTCACAGATTTCACAACAAAACCCCAGAATATCTACAATGTAGATGAGACAGGATTTGTCACTGGTCCATGACAAATCCTGTAAGATTATGTAGCAGACTACAGGTGGAAGTGGGAGGGAACAGATAACCGTCCACATCACTGGGAATGTTGTTGGGCAGATTCATCATCTACAAAGGGAAACGGTTGTACAATTCTTGGTGTCAAGGAGGTCCAGACCGCAACCCCATTTTTGTGACAGAACATGGACGGTTGGACAAATCTCTTCCTTAAACTATTCACTCAGATCTCAGACTGATCATTTCTCagggttttaatatttgatggtTAAACCTCGCATGTGACTCTGGGACTGGGGGACTAGGGGGCTTCTTAACATTTTTTCTACTCCTGAACCtcttactgaataaatgttgAGCTGTTAATCCTTTCAaaactatacatttttaatattttgtcaatAAATCATGACATGATCTTACTTGGAACTTAAATGGACTTAAATGATGCAACTGTACCTATTAAGATGATGCCAGACTTTGCACCTATTTAAGAAAAtatctttatttacattataaaacagaCATGAACTAATAAGCACATTTTGAAATGAGAAGTTAGACATTCATAttataaatcaattaaatatcTATGAAAAATGCCTGGAAAATTATTTTGGCAGGCTTATTGCATGCAGTAAAGGAGTAAAGTTATGTTAATATGGAAAGGACATGAAATTCTATACCATACAGCTATTTTTGAAAGAAAGACTTAATTCCTTTAAATCCTTTCCATACAATCCTAATTCGAAATCTCTTCTTCTCACATGTTCTTGCTTCCGAGGCTCCATTCGCTTCTTTCGATGTCTGCTCTATGTCTTTTTGATGACGTTTCAGTTTCTTCTTCTCATGTGTCTTTTTCTCCTTGAACTGTTTCTCCTGTGCATTTGGTGCTGGCCTCACATCTGAGTGAGGCAGTAGTGGACGGCAAGGCCTGTAGGGTCTGGATGATGGGGCTTCTTGGAACCAGTGGGGCTCACCAGGTGCAAATCTGGTAGGCTGtctgagggagagtgagggaaaccTGTTGTCTCGTGGTTTGGGAGACTCCAGGGGGAAACTGGGCCTTGGGCTTTCCAACTGtgaaaaagcatttaatttagCATCACtattaaatacatgcatgtgcacacactttgATATACTATCAAAAATATAATGTAAGTGATATTGTAGTGCCATAGGCAATCCATTTGTTGATATGCCCTAACACATTTATGCTCACTATTTACCTGGACTTTAATTATAGTTGCTTATTTCAATCTAAAACCATCTGCTGTGTATAGCAGAACATTGCTTCATTGGATGTGCACTGCAGTGTAACTAAGTGTTTCTCTTTTCCTACTTTCTCAAGCTGTGCTCTCAGCCTTCTCAGTTCAGCTTTGATCTCCACATTCTCCCTCTGCAGTTCTCGCACTGCTAGCTCGAGGTCTAGACCTCCAAGACACCGCCCCACACGTGCAGCCTTCCGTCGGTTGTCCTCCCATGTCTTTCTCCGACATTCACCCAGGGTCTCTTTGCTcaactcctcctccaccttatGGATTCCCATTTGGAACATACAGAGACATATGACCCAGCAATGTGTATTCGGTCCCTAGAGATCTTCAGCCGacaaagattatatatatatatatatatatatatatatatatatatatatatatatatatatatatagttattctgttcttctctgcgttctttctttctttttcaatctGAGATGTTGCAGAGCCTCATTCTAATCCCTAAAAGGCAATCTCTATCTAAAAAGGGCTCATATCAAAATTTAAAGTGGTGTGTTAGTTGTAACAGTCGCCAGCTGTGTTGATAACTCACTCTACGATGCGCTGACACGGTGGAATCTTCCAGCTGCTTACCGTCCTcctacaaaacagaaacctgCTTAACACACTGATATCCAGCTCAACAGGAGGATGTCTTACAATGTAGGTCGGCTCTAAAGTGGGAGAATTGCTGCAACTAACTTCAAAAGGATGAACGCTGTTCTGCCAAAAATGCATCTCACTTTTGTAATCgtatcttttttaaatgtttctacTACTGTTTGTCTTGTTTATTCTGACTAGCAGTTGCTATCACACCACGCGACTAGAATGTTATACGTATGACGCCGCATGGTTACAGAATTCAAAAGATTACAGCTCGGACGATATTGAACGCGCGTTAAAATACGCTCATGAATGAGTTTAACAGACACCTGTTCATTTCAACACAATGGGAGAAATTACTCTGCTCACAGAGCTTAGTAACGCGTTAGAGGAAAATTCGCTGCTGCACTTTAAAACACTGAGCGTTTttcttaaaacacataaaaggtGCAAGATCACGCGTTGTCGTGTGAGCACCTCAGTCGTAAAAAGGGCTGAGTTGTCATGAATACGTTATGATCAGGAGTAGTCGGCCGTACTGCTGCGACATCCGGTCAAATCAACCGTCCTCTAAGAATCAGCGCAGTACTAGTTTTGGTAATAGCAGCATCTATGGACATAAACGGCGGCGAAACGGATGGTTTCTTTCTCGTCAACTTTATAGTCCATCACACCTGCTCCTATAGATCGGGATAAAATCTCCATACCAAAACCTCTGTGCATTGGCATGATGAAAATTTAGAGCACGCAAATCCTTCACTTCTGAAACAGCagaaattatgtaattttacagCAGATTAAAAAAACCCTCAACGCTAAAGACTGCTGTTGACGgagttttaatgtaaatatagcAGGTTGGGGAAGTGTAacgatgagcggtaaggaggcggacgcattgtgtggaaaagagtgagatttattaggggcaaatccaaagtccaGGGTCAAATTATTAACATGGAGAGTCCGAGAATTCACGATAAACTAAAGTAAAGAAAAGTGCACGAAGACAAACCagggatgcaggctataacattGGGGCGAGGATAAACATTCAGGCTTATATTCACATGCACGGAAGCCTCGattaacaaacagcagctggacTTACAATAAATAGCAACAAGACTAAACTAAAACAGGGCTTAAAAACATGGTCACATGAGCATTAAACCAGACACAAGTGCAAATTATGAGGGGTGCAGAAAACGAAACGAAGGAATGGAACCACAACAAGGGAGTAAATCAAAATAAAGACACTAGACAGGGAAACCGTGGAGACATGAACGCTAGGAGGGTGGTCAGTGGTGACAGGAAGCTTGTTTCAGTCATGGATGTCTTTGGCAAAATGAATGCAACTAAAATGCTTTCCTCATGTGTCCTAATAACCAAATAATAACCAAGTTCttctttatttctaaataatatgCCTTTCGGAAATTGTATAACTGCTTGTGTTATATTACTTtcttttattcagaaacacaGGAGACTCAGGTGAAaagtgtgatggaaattataCACTTATTATTATATCCTAAAACTTGTCTCACCTAATCGTAGTCATCAGTTTATTAGATAAATGCATAcctatttttctgtttgtgtttcacatgttccatcccttttctttctttgaaagaaaaattCCTTAACTTAATCAAAGACtaggattaaaaaaataaaataaaataaaatcatagaCAGGTCAGCTGAGCCCACTCCCTTGTCGTAATGTCCCCATATTGACAGTTAAATACCACATATTAAATACAATAGAGACTGGAGTGTCTTGTTTTTCTCTGAACATTCCACAGTGCATCTAGAATTTTAATAGTTGTTTATTTCTGCTCAGTTTTTCTGCTcttatttgaatttgtttttgtcttaaggagaaaaaaaaggcgTCAAACGAGACCTGTGACCCCAGGGGGAAATCATGGATCAGATGCCTCACACCAAGTCACTGTGTAAACAACACCAGGTTCATGTTTTAGTGTGAGGAATGAGTGCAGGAGTGTTTTGAAAGAGCAAATACAAACACTAACAagaagagaacaaagaaaacaggaaggagaAGCTCCTATCCTTTTTGAGTTACTTACTGAGTTCATTCTCATAGCAAGTTCATTACACCTTGTGTACTTGTTGTAGTGCAGTTAGCTGTTTCTATATTGGCTGAGAGAAGGAGCAGACCtgttcaacatttacatttaaacaacagAATCTTGTCAGTGGAGGATGTACTTTCTCAAACCTTTTTAACTGGTATCTcgcctctgtgtctctctgtgttcgCAGGACAGGGACCACTGCACGCCTCGCACCAGGACACCTTTCCAGTGATGACTCCCCTCGTGTGGAATTAgttcacagctgtttagtctTATACTTATCCACAACTAGGATTAGTTCCCATGTGTCTTTTTCTCCTTGAACTGTTTCTCCTGTGCATTTGGTGCTGGCCTCACATCTGAGTGAGGCAGTAGTGGACGGCAAGGCCTGTAGGGTCTGGATGATGGGGCTTCTTGGAACCAGTGGGGCTCACCAGGTGCAAATCTGGTAGGCTGtctgagggagagtgagggaaaccTGTTGTCTCGTGGTTTGGGAGACTCCAGGGGGAAACTGGGCCTTGGGCTTTCCAACTGtgaaaaagcatttaatttagCATCACtattaaatacatgcatgtgcacacactttgATATACTATCAAAAATATAATGTAAGTGATATTGTAGTGCCATAGGCAATCCATTTGTTGATATGCCCTAATACATTTATGCTCACTATTTACCTGGACTTTAATTATAGTTCCTTATTTCAGTCTAAAACCATCTGCTGTGTATAGCAGAACATTGCTTCATTGGATGTGCACTGCAGTGTAACTAAGTGTTTCTCTTTTCCTACTTTCTCAAGCTGTGCTCTCAGCCTTCTCAGTTCAGCTTTGATCTCCACATTCTCCCTCTGCAGTTCTCGCACTGCTAGCTCGAGGTCTAGACCTCCAAGACACCGCCCCACACGTGCAGCCTTCCGTCGGTTGTCCTCCCATGTCTTTCTCCGACATTCACCCAGGGTCTCTTTGCTcaactcctcctccaccttatGGATTCCCATTTGGAACATACAGAGACATATGACCCAGCAATGTGTATTCGGTATCTTCAGCCGACaaagagtatatatatatatatatatagttattgttCTTCTCtgcgttctttctttctttttcaatctGAGATGTTGCAGAGCCTCATTCCAATCCCTAAAAGGCAATCTCTATCTAAAAAGGGCTCATATCAAAATTTAAAGTGGTGTGTTAGTTGTAACAGTCGCCAGCTGTGTTGATAACTCACTCTACGATGCGCTGACACGGTGGAATCTTCCAGCTGCTTACCGTCCTcctacaaaacagaaacctgCTTAACA is a window from the Electrophorus electricus isolate fEleEle1 chromosome 9, fEleEle1.pri, whole genome shotgun sequence genome containing:
- the LOC118241977 gene encoding uncharacterized protein LOC118241977; the protein is MFQMGIHKVEEELSKETLGECRRKTWEDNRRKAARVGRCLGGLDLELAVRELQRENVEIKAELRRLRAQLEKLESPRPSFPLESPKPRDNRFPSLSLRQPTRFAPGEPHWFQEAPSSRPYRPCRPLLPHSDVRPAPNAQEKQFKEKKTHEKKKLKRHQKDIEQTSKEANGASEARTCEKKRFRIRIVWKGFKGIKSFFQK